A section of the Oryzias latipes chromosome 8, ASM223467v1 genome encodes:
- the crb3 gene encoding protein crumbs homolog 3: YACVNVKPGEGAVLVEPPPSDRLLGKRAGQKRQPGQSRWKEGRKEACAREATAGEECAPLESTLFLDFVQRRVCLQVDNCAQVGRKLFPQQESTCSIDASHFASTTWKQLNPQLQQVLSGDDPRSLSEEVGLKWIRADAPADMAAPRDVVAPPGVVFGSVLLLGIGISRVWGTLTTIKPRAEENRSNSTAGPNIAAIVAPTVTLGVLAIVLGVLGWLFFVVKKKRQTEGTYRPSAEEQSGACSVAAPDALKLPKEERLI; the protein is encoded by the exons TATGCCTGCGTGAACGTGAAACCTGGTGAGGGCGCTGTTCTAGTGGAGCCACCACCATCAGACAGGTTGCTAGGTAAACGCGCAGGGCAAAAGCGGCAGCCAGGTCAGAGCAGGTGGAAAGAAGGAAGAAAGGAAGCTTGCGCGCGGGAGGCGACCGCAG GAGAGGAATGCGCTCCGCTTGAGTCAACTCTTTTCCTCGACTTTGTACAAAGGAGGGTCTGTCTGCAGGTAGATAACTGTGCGCAG GTGGGGAGGAAGCTTTTCCCACAACAGGAATCCACCTGCTCGATCGATGCTTCCCACTTTGCTTCGACCACCTGGAAGCAGCTGAATCCacagttg CAGCAGGTGCTTAGTGGAGACGATCCACGCTCTCTCTCAGAGGAAGTTGGCCTCAAATGGATCCGAGCTGATGCCCCCGCAGACATGGCAGCCCCCCGGGATGTGGTGGCCCCACCTGGAGTCGTTTTTGGGAGCGTTTTGCTGCTCGGTATTGGCATCAGCCGCGTATGGG ggACTTTAACCACAATCAAACCAAGGGCAGAAGAAAATAGATCTAATAGCACTGCG ggACCCAATATTGCAGCTATTGTGGCCCCGACAGTCACTCTGGGCGTTCTGGCCATAGTTCTGGGTGTTTTGGGTTGGTTATTCTTCGTGGTGAAAAAGAAGAGACAGACTGAGGGGACGTACAGACCCAGTGCTGAGGAGCAGTCCGGTGCCTGCAGTGTGGCCGCACCAGATGCTCTCAAGTTACCAAAAGAGGAAAGACTCATTTAA
- the LOC101164232 gene encoding tubulin beta-4B chain — translation MREIVHLQAGQCGNQIGAKFWEVISDEHGIDPTGTYHGDSDLQLDRISVYYNEATGGKYVPRAILVDLEPGTMDSVRSGPFGQIFRPDNFVFGQSGAGNNWAKGHYTEGAELVDSVLDVVRKEAESCDCLQGFQLTHSLGGGTGSGMGTLLISKIREEYPDRIMNTFSVVPSPKVSDTVVEPYNATLSVHQLVENTDETYCIDNEALYDICFRTLKLTTPTYGDLNHLVSATMSGVTTCLRFPGQLNADLRKLAVNMVPFPRLHFFMPGFAPLTSRGSQQYRSLSVPELTQQMFDAKNMMAACDPRHGRYLTVAAVFRGRMSMKEVDEQMLNVQNKNSSYFVEWIPNNVKTAVCDIPPRGLKMAATFIGNSTAIQELFKRISEQFTAMFRRKAFLHWYTGEGMDEMEFTEAESNMNDLVSEYQQYQDATAEEGEFEEEGEEEVA, via the exons ATGCGTGAAATTGTGCACCTGCAGGCCGGCCAGTGCGGAAACCAGATCGGAGCCAAG ttctgGGAGGTGATAAGCGATGAGCATGGTATTGATCCCACTGGTACCTACCATGGAGACAGCGATCTGCAGCTAGACAGGATCAGCGTCTACTACAATGAAGCCACAG GTGGAAAGTATGTGCCTCGTGCCATCCTGGTGGATTTGGAACCCGGCACAATGGATTCCGTCAGGTCTGGTCCTTTTGGCCAGATCTTCAGGCCTGACAACTTCGTCTTTG gccAGAGTGGAGCTGGGAACAACTGGGCTAAGGGCCACTACACTGAAGGGGCTGAGCTGGTGGACTCCGTCTTGGATGTCGTGAGGAAAGAGGCTGAGAGCTGCGATTGCCTGCAGGGCTTCCAGCTCACTCACTCTCTGGGCGGAGGCACCGGCTCTGGGATGGGCACCCTGCTCATCAGCAAGATCCGCGAAGAGTACCCGGACCGCATCATGAACACCTTCAGCGTGGTGCCTTCCCCCAAAGTGTCCGACACCGTGGTTGAGCCCTACAACGCCACGCTCTCCGTCCACCAGCTGGTTGAGAACACCGATGAGACATATTGCATCGATAACGAAGCACTCTATGACATCTGCTTCCGCACACTTAAACTTACCACCCCCACCTATGGAGACCTCAACCATTTGGTGTCCGCCACCATGAGCGGCGTGACCACCTGCCTGCGCTTCCCCGGCCAGCTCAACGCAGATCTGCGTAAGCTAGCTGTGAACATGGTGCCCTTCCCCCGTCTGCACTTCTTCATGCCAGGCTTTGCAcccctcaccagcagggggagccAGCAGTATCGCTCCCTTTCTGTTCCAGAGCTCACCCAACAGATGTTTGATGCCAAGAACATGATGGCGGCGTGCGACCCACGCCATGGCCGGTACCTCACCGTGGCTGCAGTCTTCAGGGGACGCATGTCCATGAAGGAGGTGGACGAGCAGATGTTGAACGTCCAGAACAAGAACAGCAGCTACTTTGTAGAATGGATCCCGAACAACGTGAAGACCGCCGTCTGCGACATCCCGCCACGGGGCCTGAAAATGGCAGCCACCTTCATCGGCAACAGCACCGCCATCCAGGAGCTGTTCAAGCGGATCTCTGAGCAGTTCACCGCCATGTTCCGCCGTAAGGCCTTCCTCCATTGGTACACGGGCGAGGGGATGGACGAGATGGAGTTCACGGAAGCCGAGAGCAACATGAATGACCTCGTGTCAGAGTACCAGCAGTACCAGGATGCCACCGCTGAGGAGGGCGAGTTTGAGGAGGAGGGCGAGGAAGAAGTCGCATAA
- the LOC101163979 gene encoding histone chaperone asf1b-B, whose translation MAKVQVLNVAVLDNPSPFGNPFQFEITFECMEDLPEDLEWKIIYVGSAESEEYDQILDSVLVGPVPAGRHMFVFQADAPNTALIPESDAVGVTVVLITCTYRGQEFIRIGYYVNNEYTGPELRENPPIKPDYAQLQRNILASNPRVTRFHINWEGCTEKMEDSENVDPTPNSMLPPSCLPGKVPPLGHLPDNSMDCL comes from the exons ATGGCAAAGGTACAGGTGTTGAATGTGGCTGTTCTAGATAACCCCAGTCCCTTTGGAAACCCGTTTCAGTTTGAAATAACGTTTGAATGCATGGAAGACCTCCCCGAGG accTGGAATGGAAAATTATATATGTTGGCTCAGCGGAGAGTGAAGAGTACGATCAAATCCTGGATTCGGTTCTGGTTGGTCCAGTCCCGGCTGGAAGACATATGTTTGTGTTTCAG gcTGATGCTCCGAACACGGCACTGATTCCTGAAAGTGATGCTGTTGGAGTAACAGTAGTGCTAATTACCTGCACCTATCGAGGCCAAGAGTTTATTCGCATTGGTTACTATGTGAACAATGAGTACACAGGTCCAGAGCTGCGTGAAAATCCACCCATCAAGCCAGACTATGCACAG CTCCAGAGAAACATTCTAGCATCGAACCCACGTGTAACCAGGTTCCACATAAACTGGGAAGGCTGTACTGAGAAAATGGAAGATTCTGAAAATGTTGATCCTACGCCAAACTCCATGCTCCCTCCATCCTGTCTGCCAGGCAAAGTCCCTCCTTTGGGACACCTACCAGATAACTCCATGGATTGCTTATAA